Part of the Sphingobium lignivorans genome is shown below.
GAATGCCGGAATGAGGCGCAGGATATCATCCACGCGCGTCGGAGCGACGGATTGAATCTGCGCCGTGCTGATGACAGAAGTCGGCGTAGGGGCCGTAAACCCGCCGGCCTGAATGCGCGAGCCGGTTATCACGATGTCCTGAGCGGGCGCCGCAGCGCTTCCAGCAGCAGCGCTTTCCGGTGTGACCTCAGCCGCCACGGGCGCATCGGCGGGCTGCTCGCTGCTCTGAGCCGTCGCGGCGCTGAACGGGCACACCACCGCGGCGATGCAAACACCCACAAGAAGGCGCCATGGCGCTGCGTTGAAAGATTTCATCTGATCCTCTCCCTGCTTCAACTTTTTATGACCCCAAGGGTGAGGCGCCATTGCTCCGCGGGCTAGATACGCGAGCTGAGCGGCTCCACCCTGAAGTGATGGGCAGCGTCTTAGGTCGGGCCTGGATCGTCAGGAAGACAAGCTCCGTTAGGAGATGCATTCTCAAATCGAGAATGGTCGGGCTGTATGCGCACTGGGCGCTGGAGCATTGAAGCTCATCGCGCCTGAGAACCGAGATCGAGGCGGACGGCCAGGGCAGAGCCGTTCGACCAGATCAAGGCCGACAGACGACTTGTGCAATGGCCCAAGCTCGCGAGCATGAAGCTGATATAAAAGTACACAATCTTGCGAGAACTGCCTGCCCCCGCGATAGCGGCCGTTCGCTACCCCGAAGGAAATCGCCGAAAGCTGTCAGAGGTTCATAAATCTGACTGGGGCGCTATTAGCCAGAGCTTGTCCCGTGCGTCAGTCAAATTTTGAAGCGCAATGGCAATTTGCCGGCTTTTGACCGACATCAAGCAAACTGCACTTTCGCCAGGTCCAGGGACAGCTCCCACAGACGCGCGGCGGCGGCGTCATCCAGCGCCTGCCTGGGCGGTTGCTCATCGGTTGGATATCCTCGCGTGCCGCCAAGCCGGTCGGGTCCATAATAGCCGCCGTCTCGCGCCGAGGGATCGGTTGCCGCGAAAAGTGTCGGCAAGGCGCCTTGCCAGGCGGGCTGGAACAGGAACCAGAGGTAGCGACGCAGCCGGCCATGAAGGCTGGATCGGCCCGAGCCGTTCACGATGAGGTCCGTGCGCGTGATGCCCGGATGCGCCGCGAGGCTCTCGATGCCCCAGCCGGCCGCCTTGCTGCGCCGGCTCAGCTCGAGCGCGAACATGAGGCAGGCGAGCTTGGACTGGGCATAGACATGCATCGAGCGGTAGCTGCGCTCGGCCTGCAGGTCCTCGAAGTCGATCGCTCCCTGGCGCGCCGCGACGCTGCTGAGCGTCACGACCCGTGGTTCCTGCCCTTTCCTCAGCAGCGGCAACAGATGCGCAGTAAGCGCGAAATGCCCGAGATAGTTGGTGCCGAATTGCAGTTCAAAGCCGTCGCGCGTTTCACGACGTTCCGGCGGGCGCATGACCGCCGCATTGTTGATGAGCAGATCAAGACTGTCCTGTTCCTGCGCAAGCTGCCCCGCGAAGGCCGCGACCGAGCCGAGATCGGCGAGGTCCAGCTTCCCGAACCGCACCTGTGCGCCAGGCACGGCGCGCTTGATCGCCGCGACTGCCGCAGCGCCCTTCTCGGGATTGCGCCCGGCGATCACGACATTGGCGCCGGCGGTGGCCAGGGCAAGCGCATCTTGGAAGCCAAGCCCCCCGGTGCCCGTCACGATCACATCGCGGTTCCATTGGGGCGGGATGTCACTGCTCGTCCAGTTCGTCATTGATGATCCTTGCCTTCCCAACGCGGGCGGGCGCCGCGGGCAATCGCAACCCGCGATGCCCTTGCCGCGCCGTCCTGCTCCATGATGCCGGTGGCCCGGAAAACCGCCATGCCGGAACGCGCAAAAAACCTGCCCATTCCTCCAGGAGGTTGACAACCGTATGGCACCTTACATATTTGTATGGTGGCTTACGAATTAAGGGAGGCATCCTTGCCGGACAAACAGGAAGGCACAGCGCAGGACAGTATCGGCGCCTGGGCGAAGCGCTGCTATTTCGCCGGTCGGGACGTCATGGATTCCGTTCTGCGTCCCCATGGCCTTGGCTCCGTGCAATGGTATGTTCTGCACCGGCTTGCCACGGTGGGCCCAGTCATCCAGCGCGATCTGGGACGGCTGCTGGAGATCGAACGGGCGACCATGAGCGGCATCGTCGCCACGCTCGTGCGCAAGGGGCTGGTCGAGCAGGTGCCCGATCAGGCCGACCAGCGGCAGAAGCTGCTGCGCCTTACCGATGCCGGCGCGAAGCTGTGGACCACCCTGCCCGACCTGTCCTTCATTCGCGCCGTGGCGTTCGGCGGAATGGACGCGGCCGATATCGAGACCGCGATCGGCGTGCTCCGCACGGCAACCGAACGGCTCGAAAGCCTGCTTGAGAAAGGAAACAGACCATGACCATCCTGGTAACCGGCGCGAGCGGACTGGTCGGCGCCCGGCTTC
Proteins encoded:
- a CDS encoding SDR family oxidoreductase is translated as MTNWTSSDIPPQWNRDVIVTGTGGLGFQDALALATAGANVVIAGRNPEKGAAAVAAIKRAVPGAQVRFGKLDLADLGSVAAFAGQLAQEQDSLDLLINNAAVMRPPERRETRDGFELQFGTNYLGHFALTAHLLPLLRKGQEPRVVTLSSVAARQGAIDFEDLQAERSYRSMHVYAQSKLACLMFALELSRRSKAAGWGIESLAAHPGITRTDLIVNGSGRSSLHGRLRRYLWFLFQPAWQGALPTLFAATDPSARDGGYYGPDRLGGTRGYPTDEQPPRQALDDAAAARLWELSLDLAKVQFA
- a CDS encoding MarR family winged helix-turn-helix transcriptional regulator, whose translation is MPDKQEGTAQDSIGAWAKRCYFAGRDVMDSVLRPHGLGSVQWYVLHRLATVGPVIQRDLGRLLEIERATMSGIVATLVRKGLVEQVPDQADQRQKLLRLTDAGAKLWTTLPDLSFIRAVAFGGMDAADIETAIGVLRTATERLESLLEKGNRP